A window of the bacterium genome harbors these coding sequences:
- a CDS encoding flavin reductase family protein, translating to MMDKNAFRLISYGMYLVSSYGPGKLNGQIANTVFQVTAEPPLMAVSLNCQNYTNELIKGSQKFSVAILSQEAPLTLIGTFGFKCGRQVDKFSGMKYETCPSGNPKLLEYSLAHFDVEVTQTVELGSHTLFIGKVVESQILAEGQPMTYEYYHKIKGGKTQQNAPSYIKG from the coding sequence GGTCTCCAGCTACGGGCCCGGCAAATTGAACGGGCAGATAGCCAACACCGTCTTTCAGGTAACAGCCGAGCCGCCGCTGATGGCGGTCAGCCTGAACTGCCAGAACTACACCAACGAGCTGATAAAGGGTTCCCAGAAATTCTCCGTCGCAATCCTATCCCAGGAGGCCCCCCTGACCCTGATCGGCACCTTTGGCTTCAAGTGCGGCCGCCAGGTGGACAAGTTCAGCGGGATGAAATACGAGACCTGCCCCAGCGGCAACCCCAAACTGCTGGAATACAGCCTGGCCCATTTTGATGTCGAGGTCACTCAGACCGTGGAGCTGGGCAGCCACACACTCTTCATCGGGAAAGTGGTGGAATCCCAGATCCTGGCCGAGGGGCAGCCCATGACCTACGAATACTACCATAAAATAAAAGGCGGCAAGACCCAGCAGAACGCTCCCTCGTATATCAAGGGTTAG
- a CDS encoding rubredoxin: MKKYTCTVCGYEYDPVAGDPDNGVKPGTSFNDLPDDWVCPVCGADKDAFEPED; encoded by the coding sequence ATGAAGAAGTACACCTGCACCGTCTGCGGATATGAGTATGACCCGGTGGCCGGCGATCCCGACAACGGGGTCAAGCCCGGAACCTCTTTTAATGACCTGCCCGACGACTGGGTCTGTCCGGTGTGCGGGGCCGACAAGGATGCCTTTGAACCGGAAGACTAA